DNA from Meleagris gallopavo isolate NT-WF06-2002-E0010 breed Aviagen turkey brand Nicholas breeding stock chromosome 12, Turkey_5.1, whole genome shotgun sequence:
GGTGACCAGGTGAGCACGgcggtgtggggctggggggctaCTGCTGCCCGGCCCCATGCCAACACACCGCCCTACGCAGTACAAAGCCACCGACTTCGTGGTGGACAAGTCCGGGACCTTCAAGATGGTCTTCACACCGAAGGATGGCAGTGGGGTGAAGGAGTGGGAGGTGTTCAACTTCCCTGGCGGCGGCGTGGGCATGGGCATGTACAACACGGACGAGGTACCGGGGAGCTGCCGGGGGGCCGGTGGGGAGCCTGGAGGACCGTACTGAATGTAGCACTGCGTGTCCTTTGCAGTCCATCTCGGGCTTTGCGCACAGCTGCTTCCAGTACGCCATCCAGAAGAAGTGGCCGCTCTACATGAGCACCAAGAACACCATCCTCAAGGCCTACGATGGGCGCTTCAAGGACATCTTCCAGGAGATCTTTGATAAGTACGGAGCAGACGGGGCGCCGTGGGGCCGGGCTGGGCTGCGAGGTGGGCACCCTGTGCCGGCATGGTGCCgctgactgctgtgctgcaggcactaCAAGACGGAGTTCGACAAGCTGAAGATCTGGTACGAGCACCGGCTCATCGACGACATGGTGGCGCAGGTGCTCAAGTCCTCAGGTGGCTTCGTCTGGGCGTGTAAGAACTACGATGGTGACGTGCAGTCGGACATCTTGGCCCAAGGTGATGCTGGCAGCTTTGGGGCTGGTGGGGTTCCGCGCTCCCGTCCCGTCCTGACCCCGTCCCGCCGTAGGTTTTGGCTCTCTGGGGCTGATGACCTCGGTGCTGGTGTGCCCCGATGGGAAGACCATtgaggcagaagcagcacatGGCACCGTCACACGGCACTACCGGGAGCACCAGAAGGTGGGTGTGTGCCCTGAGGGGTCCCTAACTGAGGGGTCCCTAACTGAGGGGTCCCGGGCGACCGCTGAGTGGGGGCTGTCTGCCCGCAGGGGCGGCCCACCAGCACCAACCCCATCGCCAGCATCTTCGCCTGGACGCGTGGGCTGGAGCACCGGGGCAAGCTGGACAGCAACCCGGAGCTGATCAAGTGAGTGGTGTGAGGCAGGGGGGGTTGCTCCGGGGCTGCCCCATGTGGCACATGGGGACCCGTGCTGGGCCACGGCTGCTGCTGAGCGCGCTGCCCCCAGGTTCGCTCAGACGCTGGAGAAGGTCTGTGTTGAGACTGTGGAGAGTGGGACGATGACGAAGGACCTGGCGGGCTGCATCCATGGGCTGGCCAAGTACGTGTGGCTGCAGGGGTGGGGCGGGCGGCGCATGCCGTGAGGAGTGGGCAGCTATTTAGGGCTCGCACTGCGCCGGGCGGCAgctctggctgtggctgtggctgtggctgtggctgtggcgCAGGATTCCCATTCCGTGCCCTTCTCCCACAGCGTGAAGCTGAACGAGCACTTTGTGAACACCACCGACTTCCTGGATGCCATCAAGAACAACCTGGACAAGGCCCTGGGCAAAAAGTAGAGGACCCCCCCAGGTGCCGCCCGCCATTACCTCACTGCTAACGGCCCGCGAGCGgcacctgcagctcctccacACAGCTCAGGAACGTTCCCCTCATTTTTATAACCCATTTTCCTACGTGTGTTTTTAAAGCGTTTCTAGGGGGGGTTGTAGGAAAGGGTGTGGGGGGCTGCCCTTCACCATGCTGTAATTTATGTAACCTCTGACCTCGTGGTGCCAAATGGCCATTAAATACATCCCGGCCCGTGGTGTGCACGGGGGTCCGTGCGCTCCtggcacagcaggcagcagcagctaaagaatttaaattcatttatttagaaTTATTGCTGAACAACTCTTCCGACCGAGGAGatagacaaaaataaacacagtagGGCTTTGCACGGGGGGGCAGCCGCTCTGCAGACACAGTGCAGACACCCCGACGGCTCTCCGGCACAGCGTGGCGCGGGGTGCGGTGCTTTTTGGTAACGGGACAGAGGTAGATGTGGGGATTTGGGGTGGGCACGGGGGACTGTGCTAGGGGGGgctgggctggaggagctgctgggccACGGTGGGGGGCTCCAGGTGCAGGGACACCAGGCAGGGTGGTGACTGGTTGCACACTGGGGTCAGCACGCGGCTGCCCCTCGGCTCTGGGTGCCGGCCCGCTCCCTTCTGCGCTGCAGGATGCAACCGCTGTGTGCCCTGGGGATGGGGATGCGGCATCCTGGGCTGGCGGGGCTGCAGCATGACCAAAGGGCATCCCTGTATCCCGCTCCCACCACAGGGGCACACAGCCCCCCTGGGGCTGCATTTCCAGGGCACGCTCCTTCCTGCAGCCGGGGCTGGAGATGCTCACACGCAGCAGAGTGCAGCATCggtgcagcagagcagcccctgtGGGCGTGGGACCCCCGCCCGGCCCGTGCTGCCCCTGCAGCCCCGCAGAGCTCCACAGATCACACACGTTACACAGGTTTACAAAGAACATTGGTTGAAGGAAACTGAACTCAGTGAAAAGATAAATCCAACCACGCGgcacatctgaaaaaaataaattactttcaAAATACCATCATTTGCTCAAGTTGAACAGGGTTTGCCTTCCTTTAAATACACTGCTCGCCAAAGCCACTCTGtactcagagctgctgcttccgCTGAGCTTTGCAATTAGTTTGTAAGAAAATACTCTTTGTGTGTGTGCCCTGTGGCCTCTCGTGGcctgccccagctctgcccGTACCAGCTCACCGCCGGTGCCAGAGcaacaggagctgctctgggctGTGAGGAGCTGGGAAGCGCGAGGCGGTGCAGTGCTGGACTCCGTGCAGGGGATGCCAGGCTGATGCACGGCATGGTGCAGCTGAGCGGGGACCCAGGAGGTAGGATCAGGAGTGATGCTCGTTGTCTGCTGGGATGCAGCCTGCCAGCTTCAAGTACATCACACAGGTGAGGAACGGGGTGAGGGTCCGGCCACCACTGAGGTGTGAGGGACAAAGGGGTGGCAGGGCACCGGGTAGGAGGACACTCCTTCTCCAGAGGTTTAGGGAGAATGGGCCCCCGGTAGGAATGACCTCATGAAGGCAGGAGTTCTCCCAGGCTCCCTGCCCTGTGCCTGGCCGTGCTTTAGGGATGTCCCCGCCTGCCCACccccctgcagcagcactgcatcccagcagcagtTCTCTTACACGCTGGATCCATTTCGCCACCCCCCCCCCACCCCGGGCCACCCGCCCTCCTTGCTACAACATGTTGTAATAAGCCATTTCCTTCATGGCCTGCTCTGCCAGCGCGCCGTCGTCTGGGGGGTTCCCCACACCCTCATAGCCGTACGAGTTCTCCTCCTCGTAGTCTTCCATCTCCTGCTGCCCGTCCAGCTCGGTGTGCTCAGCCCCAGACAGGTCCATCATGGGATCTAGGCACAGCGCACACAAGCCGGTATCAGCCCCGTGCCCGTGGGGCTCTGCGGCTCCGCTCTCCCCCCAGCGGCCCCCACCCCACCACAGCACCCGAGGAGCGTTTGCTATGGGCGCTGTGGTTCGGTCCCGCTCGGGCAGCAAGCCAGCAGCGAGCACAGCATCCAGCGTGCAACGTGCAGAGCCCAGCTCAGCTCCGGCACAGCCCACACCTACCTTGGCTGTCCAGGCTGATGTCCATCACGCCGTGCTTGACCTTCATGTGCCGGCTCAGGTTGCCTTTCAGGTTGAACTTGCTGGAGCAATAGGGGCACTTGAAGGGCTTGCTGCCCGCGTGCAGGTGCATGTGGCCCAGCAGGTTGTACATACGGTTGAAGGACTTCCCACAGACCTGCAGCGACGTTCTGGGGTTAGCGGGGTCCTGCAGCCCCCAGTCCCAGCAAAcgcccagcagcagccctggggtGCGGCTGTGCGGAACTGACCTCACTGCGGGGGCCCTGATTGCCGCCCAGCGATCTCTAGCGGGGCTGCCCGCCCTCCCCGCCAACCTCCCGCACCGTTCCTGTCCCGCCGCTCTTTCTGCAGCCTCCGCACTCACAGGACCCAGGCGCTGCCCCGCCTCCCCCGGTGCCCCGCGGTACCTTGCACTTGAATGGCTTCACCGGTGAGTGCACGATCATGTGCGTCTTCAGCGTCTGCTTCTGCACAAACGTCTTGaagcagatgtggcactggtAGGGCCGGACGCTGGTGTGGATGAGCATGTGCCGCTTCATGTTGGCCTGCAGCGTGAACTCGCGCCCGCACACCTCGCACTTGAACTCCTTCACGCCCTGCGGGGATGCGGGAGGCGCTGAGCGCAGCGGGGAGGGGNNNNNNNNNNNNNNNNNNNNNNNNNNNNNNNNNNNNNNNNNNNNNNNNNNNNNNNNNNNNNNNNNNNNNNNNNNNNNNNNNNNNNNNNNNNNNNNNNNNNCTGCCCCGGACggtgctgctctctctctcacGCGCAGCGCTGCGTGAGAGCCGGGGGGAACGGGGAGCGGTTCTGTGggtgcttccagggaggggctGCTCTCGGGCACCCCAGAGGCAGAGGTGTTGGCGATGTACGACGGGGACGTGCGTGTGGCTGCGGGCATTGCCGTGAGGTCCTGGTGCTGCCGCGTGGCTCCGGGC
Protein-coding regions in this window:
- the ZNF710 gene encoding zinc finger protein 710; protein product: MKRHMLIHTSVRPYQCHICFKTFVQKQTLKTHMIVHSPVKPFKCKVCGKSFNRMYNLLGHMHLHAGSKPFKCPYCSSKFNLKGNLSRHMKVKHGVMDISLDSQDPMMDLSGAEHTELDGQQEMEDYEEENSYGYEGVGNPPDDGALAEQAMKEMAYYNML
- the IDH2 gene encoding isocitrate dehydrogenase [NADP], mitochondrial gives rise to the protein MDGDEMTRIIWAFIKEKLILPNVDVQLKYFDLGLPHRDKTDDQVTIDSALATKKYSVAVKCATITPDEARVEEFKLKKMWKSPNGTIRNILGGTVFREPIICKNIPRLVPGWTQPITIGRHAHGDQYKATDFVVDKSGTFKMVFTPKDGSGVKEWEVFNFPGGGVGMGMYNTDESISGFAHSCFQYAIQKKWPLYMSTKNTILKAYDGRFKDIFQEIFDKHYKTEFDKLKIWYEHRLIDDMVAQVLKSSGGFVWACKNYDGDVQSDILAQGFGSLGLMTSVLVCPDGKTIEAEAAHGTVTRHYREHQKGRPTSTNPIASIFAWTRGLEHRGKLDSNPELIKFAQTLEKVCVETVESGTMTKDLAGCIHGLANVKLNEHFVNTTDFLDAIKNNLDKALGKK